A stretch of Acipenser ruthenus chromosome 1, fAciRut3.2 maternal haplotype, whole genome shotgun sequence DNA encodes these proteins:
- the LOC117421451 gene encoding phosphatidylcholine:ceramide cholinephosphotransferase 2-like isoform X1, with amino-acid sequence MASPQLLREVDSVDTQLDVHMEEHASDLSNGFQSSSPSGNDEGSQSQPKQSTLPNGLRKSGRKHQDYIKISVPEPKNRLPLEWWKTGIAFVYALFNLVLTTVMITVVHERVPAKETSPPLPDKFFDYVGRVEWAFSISEINGMILVGLWCCQWLFLRYKSIAARRFFFIMGTLYLYRCMTMYVTTLPVPGMHMKCAPKLHGDSQAKLQRILRLISGGGLSITGSHILCGDFLYSGHTVMLTLTYLFIKEYSPRRFWWYHLLCWLLSAVGVVCILVGHEHYTVDVVIAYYITTRLFWWYHTMANIQTLRSSPQNYLSRSWWNPVFRFFEKNVQTQVPCSFSWPIALPPSCFKSSCKNYSMVQSTRRQ; translated from the exons ATGGCTTCACCACAGCTCCTGCGCGAAGTAGATTCTGTGGATACGCAACTAGATGTGCATATGGAAGAGCATGCCAGTGACCTCTCGAATGGATTCCAAAGTAGCAGCCCGTCCGGCAACGATGAAGGAAGCCAAAGTCAGCCCAAGCAAAGCACTTTACCCAACGGCCTGAGGAAAAGCGGCAGGAAGCACCAGGACTACATTAAGATCTCTGTGCCTGAACCAAAGAACCGTCTGCCACTGGAATGGTGGAAAACAGGCATTGCCTTTGTCTACGCCCTCTTCAACCTGGTACTAACCACGGTCATGATCACTGTGGTGCATGAGAGGGTCCCGGCAAAAGAGACCAGCCCACCCCTGCCCGATAAGTTTTTTGATTACGTTGGTCGAGTTGAATGGGCTTTTTCTATATCAGAAATAAATGGGATGATTTTAGTAGGACTGTGGTGCTGCCAGTGGCTGTTCCTTCGATACAA gtCAATAGCAGCAAGAAGGTTTTTCTTCATAATGGGAACCCTTTACCTGTACAGGTGCATGACCATGTATGTTACAACGTTACCTGTGCCCGGTATGCACATGAAATGTGCTCCAAAG CTACACGGAGACTCCCAAGCCAAGCTGCAGAGGATCCTGAGATTGATTTCGGGCGGCGGCCTGTCCATCACAGGCTCACACATCTTGTGTGGTGACTTCCTCTACAGCGGGCACACTGTCATGCTCACACTGACCTACTTGTTCATCAAGGAAT ACTCACCCCGTCGCTTCTGGTGGTACCACTTGCTGTGCTGGCTGCTGAGTGCTGTGGGAGTGGTGTGCATCCTGGTGGGACACGAGCATTACACAGTGGATGTGGTCATTGCATACTACATCACCACCAGACTCTTCTGGTGGTACCACACCATGGCCAATATACAG aCACTGAGGTCCTCTCCTCAAAACTACCTGTCTCGGAGCTGgtggaacccagtgttccggtTCTTTGAGAAGAACGTGCAGACCCAGGTGCCTTGCTCCTTCTCTTGGCCAATCGCCTTGCCTCCCAGCTGCTTCAAGTCCTCCTGTAAAAACTACTCCATGGTTCAGAGCACCAGGAGACAGTGA
- the LOC117421451 gene encoding phosphatidylcholine:ceramide cholinephosphotransferase 2-like isoform X2 — translation MASPQLLREVDSVDTQLDVHMEEHASDLSNGFQSSSPSGNDEGSQSQPKQSTLPNGLRKSGRKHQDYIKISVPEPKNRLPLEWWKTGIAFVYALFNLVLTTVMITVVHERVPAKETSPPLPDKFFDYVGRVEWAFSISEINGMILVGLWCCQWLFLRYKSIAARRFFFIMGTLYLYRCMTMYVTTLPVPGMHMKCAPKLHGDSQAKLQRILRLISGGGLSITGSHILCGDFLYSGHTVMLTLTYLFIKEYSPRRFWWYHLLCWLLSAVGVVCILVGHEHYTVDVVIAYYITTRLFWWYHTMANIQLALPQCTKLRCTPSKFSNHPGTLLSRQKDTEQ, via the exons ATGGCTTCACCACAGCTCCTGCGCGAAGTAGATTCTGTGGATACGCAACTAGATGTGCATATGGAAGAGCATGCCAGTGACCTCTCGAATGGATTCCAAAGTAGCAGCCCGTCCGGCAACGATGAAGGAAGCCAAAGTCAGCCCAAGCAAAGCACTTTACCCAACGGCCTGAGGAAAAGCGGCAGGAAGCACCAGGACTACATTAAGATCTCTGTGCCTGAACCAAAGAACCGTCTGCCACTGGAATGGTGGAAAACAGGCATTGCCTTTGTCTACGCCCTCTTCAACCTGGTACTAACCACGGTCATGATCACTGTGGTGCATGAGAGGGTCCCGGCAAAAGAGACCAGCCCACCCCTGCCCGATAAGTTTTTTGATTACGTTGGTCGAGTTGAATGGGCTTTTTCTATATCAGAAATAAATGGGATGATTTTAGTAGGACTGTGGTGCTGCCAGTGGCTGTTCCTTCGATACAA gtCAATAGCAGCAAGAAGGTTTTTCTTCATAATGGGAACCCTTTACCTGTACAGGTGCATGACCATGTATGTTACAACGTTACCTGTGCCCGGTATGCACATGAAATGTGCTCCAAAG CTACACGGAGACTCCCAAGCCAAGCTGCAGAGGATCCTGAGATTGATTTCGGGCGGCGGCCTGTCCATCACAGGCTCACACATCTTGTGTGGTGACTTCCTCTACAGCGGGCACACTGTCATGCTCACACTGACCTACTTGTTCATCAAGGAAT ACTCACCCCGTCGCTTCTGGTGGTACCACTTGCTGTGCTGGCTGCTGAGTGCTGTGGGAGTGGTGTGCATCCTGGTGGGACACGAGCATTACACAGTGGATGTGGTCATTGCATACTACATCACCACCAGACTCTTCTGGTGGTACCACACCATGGCCAATATACAG CTTGCTCTGCCCCAGTGTACAAAGCTCCGCTGCACGCCGTCAAAATTCAGCAATCATCCGGGCACACTCCTGTCGAGACAGAAGGACACAGAACAGTGA